A single region of the Vicia villosa cultivar HV-30 ecotype Madison, WI linkage group LG4, Vvil1.0, whole genome shotgun sequence genome encodes:
- the LOC131595316 gene encoding heat shock cognate 70 kDa protein-like: MKRKHEGCCVVGIDLGTTYSCVAVWQEEHHRVEIIHNDQGNRTTPSFVAFTENQRLIGEAAKNQASANPLNTVFDAKRLIGRKFSDPIVQDDILLWPFKVVAGVDDRPMITVKYKDQEKQLYAEEVSSMVLTKMREIAEKYLESPVKNAVVTVPAYFNDSQRKATIDAGVIAGLNIMRVMNEPTAAAIAYGLDKRTGCIGERKILVFDLGGGTFDVSLLTIKGNAFKVRATAGNTHLGGEDFDNRMMNYFVQEIKRKNKVDISGNPKAMRRLRTACERAKRSLSFLVTASIEVDSLFQGIDFCSSINRAKFEEMNMDLFNECMKIVESCLMDAKMDKSRIDDVVLVGGSSRIPKVQQLLQDFFNGKELCMSINPDEAVAYGAAVQAALLSKDVKNVPKLVLQDVTPLSLGRLTKGDIMHVVIPKNTCIPVKKTVSYSSPTDNQTKDSIKVYEGERTRASDNNLLGSFTLSGIPPGPRGSHLSNVCFTIDENGILTVSANNNVSGVSSMITITNHRDRLSSEEIKKLIQEAENYQNEDKKFLRKATTMNALDDYIYKMRKALEKKDINLKLSCQEIEIIESTIAVITNLIDENNQEVEIDVLEDHLKGLKSTMEGILVKTI; encoded by the exons ATGAAAAGAAAACATGAAGGATGTTGTGTCGTGGGAATAGACCTTGGCACAACTTATTCATGTGTTGCAGTATGGCAGGAAGAACATCATCGAGTTGAGATCATTCACAATGATCAAGGCAATAGAACTACTCCTTCTTTTGTTGCTTTCACAGAAAATCAAAGACTGATCGGTGAAGCTGCTAAGAATCAAGCTTCTGCCAACCCTCTAAACACCGTCTTTG aTGCTAAGAGGTTAATTGGTAGGAAGTTTAGTGATCCTATTGTTCAAGATGACATACTTTTATGGCCATTCAAAGTCGTTGCTGGTGTTGACGACCGACCCATGATTACAGTTAAGTACAAAGATCAAGAGAAGCAACTCTATGCTGAAGAAGTATCATCTATGGTACTCACGAAGATGCGAGAAATTGCTGAGAAATATTTAGAATCACCGGTTAAGAATGCAGTTGTTACTGTGCCAGCTTATTTTAATGATTCTCAAAGAAAAGCAACTATTGATGCCGGTGTTATTGCTGGCCTCAATATTATGAGGGTAATGAATGAACCCACTGCCGCAGCAATTGCATATGGCCTTGACAAGAGAACTGGTTGCATTGGAGAACGGAAAATTTTAGTGTTTGATCTTGGTGGCGGCACTTTTGATGTGTCTTTACTAACCATTAAGGGTAATGCCTTCAAAGTTAGGGCAACTGCTGGAAACACTCACCTTGGTGGAGAAGACTTTGATAATAGAATGATGAACTACTTTGTACAAGAGATCAAGAGGAAGAACAAAGTCGATATTAGTGGGAATCCAAAAGCCATGAGGAGGTTGAGAACTGCTTGTGAGAGGGCAAAAAGATCACTTTCTTTCCTTGTTACCGCCTCTATTGAAGTAGATTCTTTATTCCAAGGCATTGACTTTTGTTCTTCAATCAATAGAGCCAAGTttgaggaaatgaatatggaccTTTTTAATGAGTGTATGAAGATTGTTGAAAGTTGTCTAATGGATGCTAAGATGGACAAGAGCAGgatagatgatgttgttcttgttgGTGGATCATCTAGAATTCCTAAAGTACAACAGCTACTACAAGACTTTTTTAACGGAAAGGAGTTGTGCATGAGCATAAATCCTGATGAGGCGGTAGCTTATGGGGCAGCTGTTCAGGCTGCATTGTTGAGCAAAGACGTTAAGAATGTTCCAAAATTGGTGCTGCAGGATGTTACACCTTTGTCTCTTGGCAGGTTAACAAAAGGAGATATTATGCATGTGGTGATTCCTAAGAACACTTGCATTCCTGTCAAGAAGACAGTGTCATATTCTTCACCTACAGATAACCAAACCAAGGACTCGATTAAGGTTTATGAGGGTGAGAGAACAAGAGCCAGTGACAACAATTTGCTTGGTTCTTTTACTCTTTCTGGCATTCCCCCAGGTCCTCGCGGCAGCCATCTCTCAAATGTTTGTTTTACTATTGATGAAAATGGTATTTTGACTGTTTCAGCTAATAATAATGTTTCTGGAGTTTCGAGCATGATTACAATAACCAATCACAGAGATAGATTGTCAAGTGAggaaattaaaaaactaattcaAGAAGCTGAGAATTACCAAAATGAAGACAAGAAATTCCTAAGGAAGGCCACAACCATGAATGCATTGGATGACTACATTTACAAAATGAGAAAAGCTTTAGAGAAAAAGGATATTAATCTAAAGCTCTCCTGTCAAGAAATTGAGATCATCGAATCTACGATTGCTGTGATTACAAATTTGATTGATGAGAATAACCAAGAGGTAGAAATAGATGTTTTGGAAGACCATCTAAAGGGACTTAAGAGTACCATGGAAGGCATTTTAGTTAAGactatttag